ATCCATCAGCAAATCCAGCTTCTGCTAAAAGTGCTTTTGCACCTTCAACGTCATAAGGAAGTGGAGTTAAGCCTTGGTAGTTACCAACTACAGTTGGAGCTAATGGTCCTACAGCTTCAACACCTTGGCCATCTAATACTCCGTTTACGATATCGTCTTTATTAATTGCCATAGCAATTGCTTGACGTACTTTAATGTTATCAAAAGGAGCTACGTTCATATTGAATCCTAGGTAGTCCATACGTGTTCCACGAACATTATCAATTTCAATACCAGGCATAGCAGATACACGTTCAACATCTGAAGCACCAACTAGCATTACATGAGCTTCACCAGTTTCAAGCATTGCAACACGAGTTGCTTGCTCAGGAACGTTCTTCATTACTACACGGTCAACTTTTGCAAGCTCTCCCCAGTAGTTTTCGTTTTTAACGAATACAATTTCAGCACCACGGTTCCAAGATTCGAATTTGAATGGACCAGAACCGATTGGATTTTCGTCAACTTTTTTACCGCCACTTCTTTCTTCTTCAATTGCAGAAGGAGCAACGATTGAACCTGCGTTATGAGCTAAGTGAGCAGGTAGTGGAGCGAATGGGAATGCAGTTTTAACATGAACTGTTAATGGGTCAACTACAACAACCTCAGTGATCATGTTAAGTACAACAGCACGTGGTGATGCAAATTCAGGATCAATAATACGCTCAATGCTTAATTTAACAGCATCTGCATTAAAGTCTGTGCCATCATGGAATTTTACGCCTTCACGTAATTTGAATTCCCAAGTAGTTTCATCTACAGAACTGAACTCAGTTGCTAGTAAAGGTACAACAGACCCGTCAGCAGCATAAGTAGTTAAAGTTTCAAAAATTTGAGATGTTGCAGTAGTAGTAGATGTATCATTTGATCCGTGTGGATCTAGAGTTGGAGCATCTGAACCAGATACATAAACTAACTCTCCGCCACCTTCAGATGCTGCGGGAGCATCAGTTGAGTCTTTTGAATCAGCTGGTTTATCAGTAGCATTGTCTCCGCCACCGCTACAAGCCGCTAACGCAAATACGAAAGCTAGTACTAATAGTAGTAAGAAATTTTTTGTGAACTTCATTCGTGTTACCCCCTAATTAGTTTTTCTAAGATAGCTAAGCTACCTTTCACTTTTTTATAATAATCTAAAAATTATAAACTTACAATATATTTTTTTAATTTGTTTAATATTCTTGTAACCTTTGTAATAAAGTGGAAATAATTAGTGACTTTTGTTATTCGAATAATATTATTTACTTGTTCATATTTTCCAATTATAGTGTTAATCTCTCTTTTCTTCCTATATAAATTATATCATTTAGAAAATCTAGAAAAGTCTCTATATAACTATTGTAAATTCACTTTAACATAGCTATTATAGTTACTAACTGTGTTTAAAATATTACAAAAATTAAAAATGTTACATTTTAGAAAGGATGGAAAAGGACATGAGTCAACCGCAACTTCAACCTACAACAGGAACTCCTGTTAAAGTACAAAACACGAACACTACAGCTTGGAAGGCATTCTATAAGAAGCTTGCCAAAAATAAAGCTGCTCTTGCAGGAGCCTTCATCGTAATGGTTTTTGTATTTCTTGCGATATTTGCTCCTTTATTAGCCCCACATGACCATATCATGCCTGTAATGAGCAAAAAGCTTGAAACACCATCAGCAGAACATTGGTTAGGAACAGATGATAAAGGGAGAGATATTTTAAGTCGTCTGCTTTATGGATCTAGAATATCGTTAACAGTTGGAGTTCTATCAACTCTATTAGGTGCCTTTGTTGGTATCATCATGGGAATTGTAGCAGGCTACTATGGTAGATGGATAGATTCCTTGATTATGAGAATCTGTGATGTGTTATTAGCTTTCCCTGGTATTCTATTAGCACTTGCAATTGTAGCGATCCTAGGTGCAAGTACAACAAATGTTATCATCGCTGTTGCTTTCTTCGCGGTACCAACATTTGCACGTATTGTTCGAGGTTCCACTCTAAGTGTTAAAAAACTAGAATATATTGATGCAATTAAAGCAATGGGAGCTAGTGATTTCCGAATCATATTCAAACATATACTTCCAAACATTGTTTCACCAATTATCGTACAAGCCACTCTTTATATCGCGTCAGCAATTATTACAGCAAGTGCCCTTTCCTTCCTAGGAATGGGAACAAAACCACCTACTCCTGAATGGGGTACGATGCTAAGTGATGGACGCTCATATATTGCCCAAGCGCCACACTTAACTCTATTCCCTGGGTTAACGATTTTACTTGTTGTTATCGGATTTAACTTATTCGGTGATGGTTTACGAGACGCGCTTGACCCTAAAACAAAGAAATAATTCATAAAGGAAGGTGACTACAAATGTTGATTTATATGATTCGAAGACTACTTCAAACAATTCCCGTTATGATCGGGGTAACATTAGCTGTATTTTTGATGATGCACTTAATTCCAGGCGACCCTGCACAAATTATGGCAGGTGAAAATGCAAATCCTGAACAGGTTGAACAAATGCGTATCAACTTAGGCCTTGATGATCCACTTCATGTTCAATATTTCCGTTATGTTTCAAACGCTATCCAGGGTGACCTTGGAGAATCGATTAGAACGAAGCGTGATGTGACAGAAGAAATCTTTACAAATCGTTTTTGGATTACAGTCCAGTTAGCAGTTATCGGTACAGCATTATCCGTACTACTAGGTTTAGTAGCAGGTATTATCTCAGCTACTAGAAAGTACACCTTCGCTGATGTATCTATCATGATTGTTGCTTTATTTGGTTTATCAATGCCAAACTTCTGGTTAGGGATTATGTTGATTTACTTATTCTCTGTTAATCTAGGAGTTTTACCTGTAGCAGGCTGGGGATCTTGGGAGCAAATGATTCTTCCTGCCATCACACTAGGAACTGGTGGAGCAGCAATCATTGCTCGTATGACACGTTCTAGTATGCTAGAAGTTATTAATCAGGATTACATTCGAACTGCTTATGCAAAAGGGGTAAGCGATAAATTAGTAATTTATAAGCACGCTCTACGTAATGCATTAATTCCTGTTGTAACAGTTGTTGGTTTACAATTCGGAGGATTATTAGGTGGAGCAATCATTACTGAAACAGTATTCGCAATTAATGGTTTAGGTCGTCTAATCATTGACTCAATCCGAGCGCATGATTTCCCAATGGTACAAGGAACGATTCTTGTATGTGCGGTTCTGTTTGTATTTGTAAACTTCCTTGTTGATATTACGTATCGCTTAGTAAATAAACGTATTGATTTGAACTAGAACGAAGGACGGTGAAAGACTATGACTGAATCAAAAAAGGATCTAATTCTTGAGGTAAAAGGACTGCGCACCTCTTTTTTCACAGATGAAGGTGAAGTTAAGGCTGTAGATGGTGTTGATTTTTCAATCGAAAAAGGGAAAACAATTGGAATCGTTGGGGAGTCTGGATCTGGTAAAAGTATTACCTCTCTTTCCATCCTTCGTCTTCTAGAAGAAGGTATCGGTAAGATTGTTGGTGGAGAAGTCATCTTTAAAGGTCAAAATCTATTAAATAAATCTAAAAAAGAAATGCGAAATATCCGTGGTAACAATATTTCAATGATTTTCCAAGAGCCAATGACTTCTTTAAATCCTACTTTAACCTGTGGTGAGCAAATTGCTGAATCGATTCGTATCCACCAAAAGCTTGGCAGAAAGGAAGCATGGGTAAAAGCGGTAGATGCACTTCGTTTAGTAGGAATTCCATCCCCTGAAAGTCGTGCTAAGCAATACCCATTTGAGCTATCTGGTGGTATGCGTCAGCGTGTTATGATTGCCATTGCATTAGCTTGTAATCCTGAATTACTTATTGCAGATGAACCTACTACTGCACTTGATGTGACAATTCAGGCTCAAATACTAGATTTAATTAAAAACCTACAACAGGAGCTTGGTACTTCATTAATGATTATTACCCATGACCTTGGGGTTGTAGCGGAAATGTGTGATAAGGTTGCTGTAATGTATTGCGGAAAAGTTGTTGAGTATGCAGATGTTAAAACGATTTTCAATGATCCTAAGCATCCTTATACTATTGGACTACTAAACTCTGTACCAAAACATGACCAAGACTACGAAGGAGATCTTGCAGTTATTGAAGGCTCAGTACCGAGTCCATTTAACCTACCACAGGGCTGCAGATTTGCTCCACGTTGTCCATATGCTAGAGAAATCTGTCACTCCCAATTACCAGAATTAGTTACAGCTGAAGACGGAGATCAAGTTCGTTGCTGGATTCATACAGATCAATGGGATAAGGTAGAGGAGGTCGCAGGTAAACGATGAGTAAAAAAGCGTTGTTAGAAGTTAAAAATCTTAAACAATACTTCCCTATTAAAGGTGGAGTGTTCGGACGTACAGTAAACCATGTAAAAGCAGTTGATGATGTTAGTTTCACAGTGTATGAAGGCGAGACTGTTAGCATCGTAGGTGAGTCTGGTTGTGGTAAATCAACAACAGGTCGTGCGATTCTCCGTCTTGATAACCCATATGCTGGAGAGGTTAATTTCGAAGGTGAAAATCTAGTTAACCTTAGTAAATCGAAAATGAGGAAAAAACGTAAGGATCTACAAATCATTTTCCAAGATCCGTATGCGTCACTTAACCCTCGTCAAACGGTTAGTCAAATTTTAGAAGAAGCCTTAGCTATTCAAAATGTAGTACCCGCTGGAGAGCGACGTCAAAAGATTGTAGATTTGCTAGAAACAGTTGGTATCGGTGCTCACCAAATTGACCGTCACCCACATGAGTTCAGTGGTGGTCAGCGTCAACGTGTCGGTATTGCTCGTGCCCTTTCTGTTAACCCGAAGCTTGTAATATGTGACGAGGCCGTTTCAGCTCTAGACGTTTCAATCCAAGCCCAGGTACTGAATTTGTTGAAGGATTTACAACGTAAATTTAGCTTAACTTATCTGTTTATCTCACATGACCTTGGGGTTGTTCGTCATATCTCTGACCGCATCATTGTTATGTATCTTGGTAAAATTGTTGAGATTGGTGATAAGAAGTCTTTATTCGAAAATCCTCAGCATCCTTATACAAGAGCGTTATTATCAGCTATTCCAAGTACGAACCTGGATGAGAAAAAGGAGCGAATTATCTTAAAAGGTGATGTTCCTTCTCCTATCAATCCACCAGCTGGCTGCCGCTTCCATACTCGTTGCCCATTTGCAATGGACCGCTGTGCAACTGAAGAGCCTGCGCTTCATAACGTACCTGGCAAAGAGCACCAAGCAGCATGTCACTTAATTGAAGAAGGTCCAGTTGATTTTTCAACACTTACTTCTAACTATTAATACTTTTGTTTAAGACCAAACAGTGATTGTTTGGTCTTTTTTTTAGTTAAAAAATAAACAAACATTTATTTGTTTTTTTCAACCCCTTGATACTCTTGGGTTAAATCCAACTCCTCAAACGTTTGATTATTTTGCCTTAAATCAAAAAAGCTGCACTACCAAAAAATTAGTAGCTACAGCTTCGTTTAACTAACTATCCAATTGTTGCACCTGGAACAACTTAAAGTACGCTCCCTCTGCTTTCATTAACTCATTATGTGTGCCG
This sequence is a window from Cytobacillus luteolus. Protein-coding genes within it:
- a CDS encoding glutathione ABC transporter substrate-binding protein encodes the protein MKFTKNFLLLLVLAFVFALAACSGGGDNATDKPADSKDSTDAPAASEGGGELVYVSGSDAPTLDPHGSNDTSTTTATSQIFETLTTYAADGSVVPLLATEFSSVDETTWEFKLREGVKFHDGTDFNADAVKLSIERIIDPEFASPRAVVLNMITEVVVVDPLTVHVKTAFPFAPLPAHLAHNAGSIVAPSAIEEERSGGKKVDENPIGSGPFKFESWNRGAEIVFVKNENYWGELAKVDRVVMKNVPEQATRVAMLETGEAHVMLVGASDVERVSAMPGIEIDNVRGTRMDYLGFNMNVAPFDNIKVRQAIAMAINKDDIVNGVLDGQGVEAVGPLAPTVVGNYQGLTPLPYDVEGAKALLAEAGFADGFKTKLMVNEGNKERADIAELIQAQLMPLGIEVEIDIIEWGTFLEKTAAGEHELFILGWTTVTGDADYGLYALFHSKNFGSPGNRSFYKNERVDELLDLARQNPDQDARNEAYKEISEILVEEVPMAYLQHPDFNHGMNGIEGLFVNFSGTPFFKGVSLK
- a CDS encoding ABC transporter permease yields the protein MSQPQLQPTTGTPVKVQNTNTTAWKAFYKKLAKNKAALAGAFIVMVFVFLAIFAPLLAPHDHIMPVMSKKLETPSAEHWLGTDDKGRDILSRLLYGSRISLTVGVLSTLLGAFVGIIMGIVAGYYGRWIDSLIMRICDVLLAFPGILLALAIVAILGASTTNVIIAVAFFAVPTFARIVRGSTLSVKKLEYIDAIKAMGASDFRIIFKHILPNIVSPIIVQATLYIASAIITASALSFLGMGTKPPTPEWGTMLSDGRSYIAQAPHLTLFPGLTILLVVIGFNLFGDGLRDALDPKTKK
- a CDS encoding ABC transporter permease, whose protein sequence is MLIYMIRRLLQTIPVMIGVTLAVFLMMHLIPGDPAQIMAGENANPEQVEQMRINLGLDDPLHVQYFRYVSNAIQGDLGESIRTKRDVTEEIFTNRFWITVQLAVIGTALSVLLGLVAGIISATRKYTFADVSIMIVALFGLSMPNFWLGIMLIYLFSVNLGVLPVAGWGSWEQMILPAITLGTGGAAIIARMTRSSMLEVINQDYIRTAYAKGVSDKLVIYKHALRNALIPVVTVVGLQFGGLLGGAIITETVFAINGLGRLIIDSIRAHDFPMVQGTILVCAVLFVFVNFLVDITYRLVNKRIDLN
- a CDS encoding ABC transporter ATP-binding protein → MTESKKDLILEVKGLRTSFFTDEGEVKAVDGVDFSIEKGKTIGIVGESGSGKSITSLSILRLLEEGIGKIVGGEVIFKGQNLLNKSKKEMRNIRGNNISMIFQEPMTSLNPTLTCGEQIAESIRIHQKLGRKEAWVKAVDALRLVGIPSPESRAKQYPFELSGGMRQRVMIAIALACNPELLIADEPTTALDVTIQAQILDLIKNLQQELGTSLMIITHDLGVVAEMCDKVAVMYCGKVVEYADVKTIFNDPKHPYTIGLLNSVPKHDQDYEGDLAVIEGSVPSPFNLPQGCRFAPRCPYAREICHSQLPELVTAEDGDQVRCWIHTDQWDKVEEVAGKR
- a CDS encoding ABC transporter ATP-binding protein, with amino-acid sequence MSKKALLEVKNLKQYFPIKGGVFGRTVNHVKAVDDVSFTVYEGETVSIVGESGCGKSTTGRAILRLDNPYAGEVNFEGENLVNLSKSKMRKKRKDLQIIFQDPYASLNPRQTVSQILEEALAIQNVVPAGERRQKIVDLLETVGIGAHQIDRHPHEFSGGQRQRVGIARALSVNPKLVICDEAVSALDVSIQAQVLNLLKDLQRKFSLTYLFISHDLGVVRHISDRIIVMYLGKIVEIGDKKSLFENPQHPYTRALLSAIPSTNLDEKKERIILKGDVPSPINPPAGCRFHTRCPFAMDRCATEEPALHNVPGKEHQAACHLIEEGPVDFSTLTSNY